A genomic window from Triplophysa dalaica isolate WHDGS20190420 chromosome 24, ASM1584641v1, whole genome shotgun sequence includes:
- the lactb gene encoding serine beta-lactamase-like protein LACTB, mitochondrial isoform X2, giving the protein MYRLLCSSRGLKCTQCKYNAETSERFVSLFTSRLKYRDHLMMRRFMSTPRRSDFSNNRQSLWLLGIGTGFVLALGLKYADFVSERCECDVQKTNRTHTDIKYTSAIQVSRDLIQRIKDEVGAPGIVVGVSVDGSPVWCEGVGYADLENRVPCGPETVMRIASISKPLTAAAIARLWEEGKINLDAPVQKYVPEFPEKQFEGEKVTITSRMLLSHLSGIRHYEKDAKKVREDKEKAKRLLKPPEKKDQKDTGENKEKPRTEDSSAKSKEAKGRQRIKEIEQKEYYLKESFENVIQALDLFKDDPLIFKPGTTFLYSTHAFTLLSTVVERAAGQRFLDHMMMMFRELGMLNTVPDENDPIIYNRSRFYHLNKKGRIVNCPYVDNSYKWAGGGFLSTVGDLLVFGNALLYSYQIAELKNADGLLPGFLKPRTAQAMWAPVDKTEASWDKDGTYAQGWLVVEKLQKYGQCRNRRHYVSHTGGAVGASSVLLVLPGESSPGVDGKRCPPQGVVVTIITNMQSVGLNTTALKIAQEFDSARDK; this is encoded by the exons ATGTATCGGCTGCTGTGTTCATCAAGGGGCCTCAAATGCACACAATGCAAATACAATGCGGAAACATCCGAGCGCTTCGTGTCTTTGTTTACTTCTAGATTGAAGTACAGAGATCACTTAATGATGCGAAGATTTATGTCAACACCCAGAAGATCCGACTTCTCCAACAACAGACAGTCCTTATGGTTACTGGGCATCGGGACAGGTTTCGTTCTGGCTCTGGGTCTGAAATATGCTGATTTTGTGTCCGAACGCTGTGAGTGTGACgtgcagaaaacaaacagaactcATACTGACATAAAGTACACAAGTGCTATACAAGTCAGCAGAGACCTGATACAGCGGATAAAG GATGAAGTTGGAGCTCCAGGGATAGTTGTTGGTGTTTCTGTTGATGGCAGTCCAGTCTGGTGTGAAG GGGTTGGCTATGCAGATTTGGAGAACAGAGTACCTTGTGGTCCAGAAACAGTTATGAGAATCGCCAGCATCAGTAAACCTCTGACCGCAGCAGCCATCGCTCGACTTTGGGAGGAGGGCAAGATAAATCTCGATGCCCCTGTGCAAAAATATGTCCCCGAGTTCCCCGAAAAACAATTTGAGGGAGAAAAA GTCACAATAACATCTCGAATGCTGCTGTCTCACTTGAGTGGCATCCGTCACTACGAAAAAGACGCTAAGAAAGTGAGAGAGGACAAAGAGAAAGCAAAGCGTCTTCTGAAGCCCCCAGAGAAGAAAGACCAGAAGGACACTGGCGAAAACAAAGAGAAGCCACGAACGGAGGACAGCAGCGCTAAAAGTAAAGAGGCCAAAGGACGGCAGAGGATAAAAGAGATTGAGCAGAAGGAGTACTACCTCAAAGAGAGCTTTGAGAATGTCATCCAGGCTTTGGACTTATTCAAAGACGATCCTTTGATTTTTAAACCCG GGACTACATTCCTTTATTCCACACACGCCTTTACACTGCTGAGCACTGTGGTGGAGAGAGCAGCCGGTCAGCGCTTCCTCGACcacatgatgatgatgttcCGTGAGCTGGGCATGCTCAACACCGTTCCGGATGAGAACGACCCCATCATCTACAACCGCTCAAG ATTCTACCATCTAAATAAGAAAGGTCGTATTGTAAACTGCCCCTACGTAGACAATTCATACAAATGGGCCGGAGGTGGGTTTCTGTCCACTGTTGGGGACCTTCTGGTCTTTGGAAACGCTTTGCTCTACAGTTATCAGATTGCAGAACTGAAGAACGCAGACGGACTGCTACCTGGCTTCCTCAAACCCCGGACGGCCCAAGCCATGTGGGCGCCGGTGGACAAAACGGAGGCATCGTGGGATAAAGACGGAACGTACGCCCAGGGCTGGCTGGTCGTAGAGAAGCTGCAGAAATACGGCCAGTGCCGCAATCGCAGACATTACGTCTCGCACACAGGGGGCGCTGTGGGGGCCAGTAGTGTTTTACTGGTGTTACCCGGAGAGAGCTCACCGGGTGTGGATGGGAAGCGTTGCCCTCCACAAGGTGTGGTGGTGACCATCATCACCAACATGCAGTCAGTCGGGCTCAATACCACCGCTCTGAAGATCGCCCAGGAGTTCGACAGCGCCAGGGACAAATAA
- the lactb gene encoding serine beta-lactamase-like protein LACTB, mitochondrial isoform X1 — protein MYRLLCSSRGLKCTQCKYNAETSERFVSLFTSRLKYRDHLMMRRFMSTPRRSDFSNNRQSLWLLGIGTGFVLALGLKYADFVSERCECDVQKTNRTHTDIKYTSAIQVSRDLIQRIKVQDEVGAPGIVVGVSVDGSPVWCEGVGYADLENRVPCGPETVMRIASISKPLTAAAIARLWEEGKINLDAPVQKYVPEFPEKQFEGEKVTITSRMLLSHLSGIRHYEKDAKKVREDKEKAKRLLKPPEKKDQKDTGENKEKPRTEDSSAKSKEAKGRQRIKEIEQKEYYLKESFENVIQALDLFKDDPLIFKPGTTFLYSTHAFTLLSTVVERAAGQRFLDHMMMMFRELGMLNTVPDENDPIIYNRSRFYHLNKKGRIVNCPYVDNSYKWAGGGFLSTVGDLLVFGNALLYSYQIAELKNADGLLPGFLKPRTAQAMWAPVDKTEASWDKDGTYAQGWLVVEKLQKYGQCRNRRHYVSHTGGAVGASSVLLVLPGESSPGVDGKRCPPQGVVVTIITNMQSVGLNTTALKIAQEFDSARDK, from the exons ATGTATCGGCTGCTGTGTTCATCAAGGGGCCTCAAATGCACACAATGCAAATACAATGCGGAAACATCCGAGCGCTTCGTGTCTTTGTTTACTTCTAGATTGAAGTACAGAGATCACTTAATGATGCGAAGATTTATGTCAACACCCAGAAGATCCGACTTCTCCAACAACAGACAGTCCTTATGGTTACTGGGCATCGGGACAGGTTTCGTTCTGGCTCTGGGTCTGAAATATGCTGATTTTGTGTCCGAACGCTGTGAGTGTGACgtgcagaaaacaaacagaactcATACTGACATAAAGTACACAAGTGCTATACAAGTCAGCAGAGACCTGATACAGCGGATAAAGGTACAG GATGAAGTTGGAGCTCCAGGGATAGTTGTTGGTGTTTCTGTTGATGGCAGTCCAGTCTGGTGTGAAG GGGTTGGCTATGCAGATTTGGAGAACAGAGTACCTTGTGGTCCAGAAACAGTTATGAGAATCGCCAGCATCAGTAAACCTCTGACCGCAGCAGCCATCGCTCGACTTTGGGAGGAGGGCAAGATAAATCTCGATGCCCCTGTGCAAAAATATGTCCCCGAGTTCCCCGAAAAACAATTTGAGGGAGAAAAA GTCACAATAACATCTCGAATGCTGCTGTCTCACTTGAGTGGCATCCGTCACTACGAAAAAGACGCTAAGAAAGTGAGAGAGGACAAAGAGAAAGCAAAGCGTCTTCTGAAGCCCCCAGAGAAGAAAGACCAGAAGGACACTGGCGAAAACAAAGAGAAGCCACGAACGGAGGACAGCAGCGCTAAAAGTAAAGAGGCCAAAGGACGGCAGAGGATAAAAGAGATTGAGCAGAAGGAGTACTACCTCAAAGAGAGCTTTGAGAATGTCATCCAGGCTTTGGACTTATTCAAAGACGATCCTTTGATTTTTAAACCCG GGACTACATTCCTTTATTCCACACACGCCTTTACACTGCTGAGCACTGTGGTGGAGAGAGCAGCCGGTCAGCGCTTCCTCGACcacatgatgatgatgttcCGTGAGCTGGGCATGCTCAACACCGTTCCGGATGAGAACGACCCCATCATCTACAACCGCTCAAG ATTCTACCATCTAAATAAGAAAGGTCGTATTGTAAACTGCCCCTACGTAGACAATTCATACAAATGGGCCGGAGGTGGGTTTCTGTCCACTGTTGGGGACCTTCTGGTCTTTGGAAACGCTTTGCTCTACAGTTATCAGATTGCAGAACTGAAGAACGCAGACGGACTGCTACCTGGCTTCCTCAAACCCCGGACGGCCCAAGCCATGTGGGCGCCGGTGGACAAAACGGAGGCATCGTGGGATAAAGACGGAACGTACGCCCAGGGCTGGCTGGTCGTAGAGAAGCTGCAGAAATACGGCCAGTGCCGCAATCGCAGACATTACGTCTCGCACACAGGGGGCGCTGTGGGGGCCAGTAGTGTTTTACTGGTGTTACCCGGAGAGAGCTCACCGGGTGTGGATGGGAAGCGTTGCCCTCCACAAGGTGTGGTGGTGACCATCATCACCAACATGCAGTCAGTCGGGCTCAATACCACCGCTCTGAAGATCGCCCAGGAGTTCGACAGCGCCAGGGACAAATAA
- the LOC130413732 gene encoding pro-neuregulin-4, membrane-bound isoform-like — protein sequence MMAEHGDPCTGSEVNFCMNGGTCFRIHSVSTPTCVCSANYEGSRCEQFQLFSFSHSSEEKGMIAATVIIALLIIVVLCVVIYYIYKMKRSPQRQPKCQEKYQRENPTV from the exons ATGATGGCAg aACATGGAGACCCTTGCACTGGGTCAGAAGTCAACTTTTGTATGAATGGAGGAACGTGCTTTAGAATACACTCTGTGTCTACACCCACTTGTGT GTGCAGTGCAAACTATGAGGGCAGCAGATGTGAGCAGTTTCAGCTGTTCAGTTTCTCACACAGCAGTGAGGAGAAGGGAATGATCGCAGCCACAGTCATCATCGCGCTTCTCATCATAGTAGTGCTCTGCGTGGTCATATATTACATCTACAA AATGAAGAGATCTCCCCAAAGGCAACCGAAATGTCAAGAAAAGTACCAGAGAGAAAATCCAACAGTgtga